A stretch of Macadamia integrifolia cultivar HAES 741 chromosome 7, SCU_Mint_v3, whole genome shotgun sequence DNA encodes these proteins:
- the LOC122083704 gene encoding serine/threonine-protein kinase Aurora-2-like — protein MAIAAEAQSGEKTSSEVSPAEKTRWTLNDFDIGKPLGRGKFGHVYLAREKKSSHIVALKVLFKSQLKQSQVEHQLRREVEIQSHLRHSNILRLYGYFYDQTRVYLILEHAAKGELYKELQKCNYFSEKRAATYISSLARALIYCHGKHVIHRDIKPENLLIGAQGELKIADFGWSVHTFNRRQTMCGTLDYLPPEMVESVEHDASVDIWSLGILCYEFLYGVPPFEAKEHSDTYRRIVKVDLKFPPKPMASSAAKDLISQMLVKDSSQRLPLHKLLEHPWIVQNADPSGIYRGGLIADGDFSLP, from the exons ATGGCGATCGCTGCAGAAGCACAATCTGGAGAGAAG ACTTCTTCAGAGGTTTCCCCAGCAGAGAAAACAAGGTGGACTCTCAATGATTTTGACATTGGGAAGCCCCTTGGAAGAGGAAAATTCGGTCATGTCTATCTGGCGAGGGAAAAGAAG AGCAGTCACATCGTGGCACTCAAGGTACTTTTCAAGAGCCAGCTCAAGCAATCTCAGGTTGAGCATCAGCTACGCAGGGAGGTTGAAATACAAAGCCATCTACGGCACTCTAACATCCTACGTCTCTATGGATATTTCTATGATCAG ACACGGGTTTATTTGATACTAGAACATGCAGCCAAAGGTGAACTCTATAAGGAACTTCAGAAATGCAACTACTTCAGTGAAAAGCGTGCTGCGACG TATATTTCATCATTAGCACGGGCACTCATATATTGCCATGGAAAGCATGTCATACATAGAGATATCAAACCGGAGAACCTTCTGATTGGTGCGCAG GGTGAACTGAAAATTGCAGATTTTGGTTGGTCTGTGCATACGTTTAATCGCAGGCAGACTATGTGTGGTACACTGGATTACCTTCCACCTGAAATGG TTGAGAGTGTAGAGCACGACGCAAGTGTTGACATTTGGAGCCTTGGTATCCTCTGTTATGAGTTCCTTTATGGGGTACCCCCATTTGAAGCAAAAGAACACTCAGACACATATAGAAG GATAGTAAAAGTGGATCTCAAGTTTCCTCCAAAACCAATGGCTTCTTCCGCAGCAAAGGACCTTATTAGTCAG ATGCTTGTCAAGGATTCTTCACAACGTCTCCCATTACACAAGCTTCTTGAGCATCCCTGGATTGTTCAAAATGCAGACCCCTCTGGCATCTACAGGGGTGGTTTAATTGCAGATGGAGACTTTTCTCTTCCGTGA
- the LOC122084486 gene encoding ATP-dependent 6-phosphofructokinase 7-like, whose protein sequence is MKSISSYSSIAAPKFRCFDPSNSHYSTSNFNNHYANSFSSLINSNSNSNTTASGGSMGFSSNSEQKMVTADGGYVLEDVPHLCDYIPDLPTYPNPLQDNPAYSVVKQYFVNVDDTVTQKVVVHKDSPKGTHFRRAGPRQKVYFESDEVHACIVTCGGLCPGLNTVIREIVCGLYHMYGVNKVLGIEGGYSGFYSRNTVPLTPKVVNDIHKRGGTILGTSRGGHDTSKIVDSIQDRGINQVYIIGGDGTQKGASVIFEEIKKRGLKVAVAGIPKTIDNDIAVIDKSFGFDTAVEEAQRAINAAHVEAESIENGVGVVKLMGRYSGFIAMYATLASRDVDCCLIPESPFYLEGPGGLFEFMEKRLKEHGHMVIVIAEGAGQNLVSETIKSLGQQDASGNKLLQDVGLWISQNIKDHFKKRQKMPINLKYIDPTYMIRAIPSNASDNVYCTLLAHSAIHGAMAGYTGFTVGPVNGRHAYIPFHRVTETQNMVCITDRMWARLLSSTNQPSFLSAKDIGEAMKEEEEPQTQLLEGGNHA, encoded by the exons ATGAAATCCATCTCTAGTTATTCTTCCATCGCTGCTCCCAAATTTCGCTGCTTCGATCCTTCTAATTCTCATTATTCTACTTCCAATTTTAATAACCATTACGCaaactctttttcttctcttataaaTTCCAATTCAAACTCCAACACTACCGCTTCAGGAGGCTCCATGGGTTTCTCGAGCAACTCAGAACAGAAGATGGTCACCGCCGATGGCGGATATGTTCTCGAAGATGTTCCTCACTTGTGTGATTACATCCCCGATCTCCCT ACCTATCCCAATCCATTGCAAGACAATCCTGCATACTCGGTTGTGAA GCAATACTTTGTCAACGTGGATGATACTGTTACCCAGAAG GTTGTCGTACACAAGGATAGTCCAAAAGGAACACATTTTCGACGTGCTGGACCACGTCAAAAG GTGTATTTTGAGTCCGATGAAGTGCATGCCTGTATAGTAACATGTGGTGGTCTTTGCCCTGGGCTTAATACAGTGATTAGGGAAATAGTTTGTGGGCTTTACCACATGTATGGTGTCAACAAAGTACTTGGGATAGAG GGAGGATACAGTGGCTTCTACTCTCGAAATACTGTTCCTTTAACACCGAAGGTTGTCAATGACATTCATAAACGTGGTGGCACTATCCTTGGAACATCACGAGGAGGCCATGATACCTCAAAGATTGTGGACAGCATTCAGGACCGTGGCATTAATCAG GTGTATATCATTGGAGGAGATGGGACTCAAAAGGGGGCGTCTGTTATTTTTGag GAAATTAAAAAGCGTGGTCTCAAAGTTGCAGTTGCTGGAATCCCGAAAACAATTGATAATGACATAGCG GTTATTGACAAGTCATTTGGTTTTGACACTGCGGTTGAAGAAGCTCAGCGTGCCATTAATGCGGCACATGTTGAAGCTGAAAGTATTGAGAATGGTGTAGGCGTTGTGAAGTTGATGGGTCGCTATAGTG GGTTCATTGCAATGTATGCGACTCTTGCCAGCCGAGATGTAGACTGTTGCTTGATTCCAGAATCACCATTTTATCTTGAAGGACCGGGTGGGCTTTTTGAATTTATGGAGAAGCGACTTAAAGAACATGGGCACATGGTTATCGTGATAGCTGAAGGGGCTGGACAAAATCTTGTTTCTGAAACCATAAAGTCCTTGGGTCAGCAGGATGCTTCAGGAAACAAGTTACTCCAAGATGTTGGTCTGTGGATATCCCAGAATATCAAG gatcatttcaaaaaaagacaaaaaatgcCCATCAATCTCAAATATATAG ATCCTACATATATGATCCGTGCCATTCCAAGCAATGCATCCGACAATGTCTACTGCACACTGCTTGCTCATAGTGCCATTCATGGTGCAATGGCTGGTTACACAGGCTTCACAGTTGGGCCTGTCAATGGCAGACATGCTTACATTCCCTTCCAT CGTGTGACGGAGACACAGAACATGGTTTGTATAACTGACAGGATGTGGGCAAGATTGTTGTCATCAACGAACCAGCCCAGCTTCTTGAGTGCAAAAGATATTGGGGAAGCtatgaaagaggaagaagaaccaCAAACACAACTCTTGGAAGGTGGAAACCATGCGTGA